One Cucurbita pepo subsp. pepo cultivar mu-cu-16 chromosome LG09, ASM280686v2, whole genome shotgun sequence DNA window includes the following coding sequences:
- the LOC111801743 gene encoding probable ribose-5-phosphate isomerase 4, chloroplastic isoform X1: MRVGMAASLSASPYTCSSKSVLLRKFRPNIKLRRSCFRISASTSVLADGSPLLQAAKHTVDAYVKSGMVIGLGSGQASGMAIGYLGRLLRTGALKDIVGIPMSITSASEAAKAGIPLDQFNDSSQIDFSFDDADIMEEGTLIAVIGHRKPQVEDSIIQEKSILNASNQLAFMVKDSQYMGGPEGSIPVLVNSLNWMQTAEEIDDLFLGDAEVWRRPSIGHAGPLGGDFPFVTREGHNILDVIFTSPISSLAAVAESLEQIDGIVDHGVISKFPCTAVIASESGLQIVDNLQRNMV; this comes from the exons ATGAGAGTGGGCATGGCCGCTTCGCTTTCAGCTTCTCCCTACACATGCTCCTCCAAATCCGTTCTTTTGCGCAAGTTTCGCCCCAACATCAAACTCCGAAGAAGTTGCTTCAGAATTTCTGCCTCAACCTCCGTTCTTGCCGATGGATCTCCTCTTCTTCAAGCCGCCAAGCATACT GTGGATGCATACGTAAAAAGTGGAATGGTTATTGGCTTGGGGTCTGGTCAAGCTTCTGGCATGGCCATTGGGTATCTTGGCCGGTTGCTTCGAACAGGTGCTTTGAAAGATATAGTAGGGATACCCAT GTCCATAACAAGTGCGAGTGAAGCTGCCAAGGCAGGAATTCCACTAGACCAGTTCAATGATAGTTCTCAA attgatttttcatttgatgaTGCTGATATTATGGAAGAAGGAACCCTGATTGCTGTCATTGGGCATAGGAAACCgcaagtggaagattcaatAATCCAGGAGAAG TCTATATTAAATGCTTCCAACCAGCTTGCATTCATGGTAAAAGATAGCCAATATATGGGTGGCCCCGAGGGTTCTATTCCAGTTCTAGTGAATTCT cTTAATTGGATGCAAACTGCAGAAGAAATTGATGATCTCTTTTTAGGGGATGCCGAG GTATGGAGGAGGCCATCGATTGGGCATGCAGGTCCCCTCGGGGGCGACTTCCCATTTGTCACTAGAGAAGGGCATAACATTCTGGATGTCATATTTACATCTCCAATATCAAGTCTGG CTGCAGTGGCAGAAAGTCTTGAACAGATCGATGGAATTGTAGATCATGgagtcatttctaagtttcc TTGCACAGCAGTTATTGCATCTGAAAGTGGGCTGCAAATTGTCGATAATCTGCAGAGGAATATGGTATAG
- the LOC111801421 gene encoding UDP-arabinose 4-epimerase 1-like isoform X1 has protein sequence MLGLSRSRNQSRFGRSVSFGGMDYPDPKRKSNFVGKIILAASLTAICIIMLKQSPNFSTPTPFAIHQPRVTHVLVTGGAGYIGSHTALRLLKDSYRVTIVDNLSRGNLGAVKVLQELFPDYGRLQFIYADLGDAKSVNKIFSENAFDAVMHFAAVAYVGESTLNPLKYYHNITSNTLTVLESMAAHGVKTLIYSSTCATYGEPEKMPITEETPQAPINPYGKAKKMAEEIILDFSKNSKIAVMILRYFNVIGSDPEGRLGEAPTPKLREHGRISGACFDAARGIISGIKVKGTDYKTHDGTCIRDYIDVTDLVDAHVKALEKATPGKVGIYNVGTGKGRSVKEFVEACRKATGVDIKVEYLPRRPGDYAEVFSDPTKIKNELNWTAQHTDVQESLRVAWRWQKSHRNGYGNALAMSS, from the exons ATGCTCGGTTTGAGTAGGTCGAGAAATCAATCAAGGTTCGGTAGATCGGTGTCATTTGGAG GTATGGATTATCCGGATCCCAAAAGGAAGAGCAATTTTGTAGGGAAGATTATTTTGGCTGCTTCACTTACAGCTATTTGTATTATTATGCTCAAGCAATCCCCAAATTTTAGCACCCCGACCCCG TTTGCAATTCATCAACCAAGAGTCACTCATGTCCTAGTAACAGGAGGTGCTGGATATATCGGTTCGCACACTGCTCTTCGGCTATTAAAGGACTCTTACCGTGTAACAATAGTG GACAACTTATCACGAGGAAATCTAGGTGCTGTAAAGGTTTTGCAAGAATTGTTTCCTGATTATGGAAGGCTTCAGTTCATCTATGCTGACTTAGGAGATGCAAAATCT gtcaataaaatattttcagaGAATGCTTTTGATGCTGTCATGCATTTTGCAGCAGTTGCATATGTTGGGGAAAGCACCCTGAATCCTCTGAA GTATTATCACAATATTACTTCAAATACCTTGACAGTATTAGAATCAATGGCAGCACATGGTGTGAAGACATTGATATATTCTAGTACATGTGCCACATATGGAGAGCCAGAAAAAATGCCCATCACTGAAGAAACTCCACAG GCCCCAATTAATCCTTATGGAAAGGCCAAGAAGATGGCAGAAGAAATCATCCTTgacttttcaaaaaattcaaagatagCAGTCATGATCTTAAG ATACTTCAATGTCATCGGTTCCGATCCAGAGGGAAGACTTGGGGAAGCTCCTACACCTAAGCTTCGGGAGCACGGACGTATATCGGGTGCTTGTTTCGATGCTGCCCGTGGCATTATTTCCGGGATTAAG GTCAAAGGAACCGACTACAAAACACACGATGGAACATGCATACGCGATTATATCGACGTCACCGATCTCGTGGACGCTCATGTAAAAGCTCTAGAGAAAGCAACCCCTGGTAAAGTTGGAATCTACAACGTTGGAACAGGGAAAG GCCGATCCGTGAAGGAGTTCGTGGAGGCGTGCAGGAAGGCAACTGGGGTCGACATCAAAGTCGAGTATCTCCCACGTCGACCGGGTGACTATGCCGAAGTATTCAGCGACCCAACTAAGATCAAGAACGAACTGAACTGGACAGCGCAACACACCGATGTTCAAGAAAGTTTACGGGTAGCGTGGAGATGGCAAAAGTCGCATCGCAATGGCTATGGAAACGCTTTGGCTATGTCATCGTGA
- the LOC111801743 gene encoding probable ribose-5-phosphate isomerase 4, chloroplastic isoform X2, translating into MRVGMAASLSASPYTCSSKSVLLRKFRPNIKLRRSCFRISASTSVLADGSPLLQAAKHTVDAYVKSGMVIGLGSGQASGMAIGYLGRLLRTGALKDIVGIPMSITSASEAAKAGIPLDQFNDSSQIDFSFDDADIMEEGTLIAVIGHRKPQVEDSIIQEKSILNASNQLAFMVKDSQYMGGPEGSIPVLVNSLNWMQTAEEIDDLFLGDAEVWRRPSIGHAGPLGGDFPFVTREGHNILDVIFTSPISSLVAESLEQIDGIVDHGVISKFPCTAVIASESGLQIVDNLQRNMV; encoded by the exons ATGAGAGTGGGCATGGCCGCTTCGCTTTCAGCTTCTCCCTACACATGCTCCTCCAAATCCGTTCTTTTGCGCAAGTTTCGCCCCAACATCAAACTCCGAAGAAGTTGCTTCAGAATTTCTGCCTCAACCTCCGTTCTTGCCGATGGATCTCCTCTTCTTCAAGCCGCCAAGCATACT GTGGATGCATACGTAAAAAGTGGAATGGTTATTGGCTTGGGGTCTGGTCAAGCTTCTGGCATGGCCATTGGGTATCTTGGCCGGTTGCTTCGAACAGGTGCTTTGAAAGATATAGTAGGGATACCCAT GTCCATAACAAGTGCGAGTGAAGCTGCCAAGGCAGGAATTCCACTAGACCAGTTCAATGATAGTTCTCAA attgatttttcatttgatgaTGCTGATATTATGGAAGAAGGAACCCTGATTGCTGTCATTGGGCATAGGAAACCgcaagtggaagattcaatAATCCAGGAGAAG TCTATATTAAATGCTTCCAACCAGCTTGCATTCATGGTAAAAGATAGCCAATATATGGGTGGCCCCGAGGGTTCTATTCCAGTTCTAGTGAATTCT cTTAATTGGATGCAAACTGCAGAAGAAATTGATGATCTCTTTTTAGGGGATGCCGAG GTATGGAGGAGGCCATCGATTGGGCATGCAGGTCCCCTCGGGGGCGACTTCCCATTTGTCACTAGAGAAGGGCATAACATTCTGGATGTCATATTTACATCTCCAATATCAAGTCTGG TGGCAGAAAGTCTTGAACAGATCGATGGAATTGTAGATCATGgagtcatttctaagtttcc TTGCACAGCAGTTATTGCATCTGAAAGTGGGCTGCAAATTGTCGATAATCTGCAGAGGAATATGGTATAG
- the LOC111801742 gene encoding probable lysine-specific demethylase JMJ14 isoform X1, with translation MLGSPQHLKISARWDPHEACRPLIDEAPVFYPTVEEFEDTLGYIAKIRLQAEAYGICRIVPPPSWNPPCVLKEKCIWENDKFSTRIQQLDLLQNREPMKKKSRGRKRKRRKQSRAGASVRNTNLGVEANPSSGSDKKFGFNSGPDFTLKEFQAYADYFKECYFGIKQAQEDLNFDIKSSQRREPSVEDIEGEYWRIVEKSTDEVEVYYGADIESGTFASGFPKASSMVTEGISDPYVKSGWNLNNFPRLPGSVLCFEESDISGVLVPWLYVGMFFSSFCWHVEDHHLYSLNYMHWGDPKVWYGVPGSYAPSLEAAMKKHLPDLFEEHPDLLHDLVTQLSPSILKSEGVPVYRVVQNSREFVLTFPRAYHAGFNCGFNCAEAVNVAPVDWLIHGQNAIELYSAQRHRTSLSHDKLLMGSAREAAQALWELLVLEKRTPSNQSWISVCGKDGDLTKVIKTRVKMEEERMNCLPTLMKVQKMENEIDCKSERECYACFYDLYLSSTSCKCSPDRFSCLKHASNFCSCPVDDRCVLFRYSINELHTLVGALEGGLDAIKEWASRYCEMGNDNGSVAKVIGNSSWSPE, from the exons ATGTTAGGGAGTCCTCAGCATCTGAAG ATATCAGCTAGATGGGACCCGCATGAAGCGTGCAGGCCTTTAATTGACGAAGCACCTGTATTTTATCCAACCGTTGAG GAATTTGAAGATACACTTGGGTACATAGCTAAGATTCGTCTTCAAGCAGAAGCTTATGGTATATGCCGGATTGTCCCCCCGCCTTCTTGGAATCCACCATGCGTTCTCAAGGAGAAATGCATATGGGAAAATGACAAATTTTCTACTCGTATTCAGCAACTTGATTTGCTACAAAATAGGGAGCccatgaaaaagaagagtagAGGTAGAAAACGCAAGCGAAGGAAGCAGTCAAGAGCAGGGGCATCAGTTAGAAACACCAATCTTGGTGTAGAAGCAAACCCTTCTTCTGGGTctgataaaaaatttggattcaATTCGGGACCAGACTTCACACTCAAGGAATTCCAGGCATATGCAGACTACTTTAAGGAATGTTATTTTGGAATTAAGCAGGCTCAAGaggatttaaattttgatatcaaatcTAGCCAGAGAAGGGAGCCTTCTGTGGAGGATATTGAGGGTGAATACTGGCGGATAGTTGAAAAGTCTACAGATGAGGTCGAG GTTTACTATGGAGCTGATATAGAATCAGGAACGTTCGCCAGTGGCTTTCCCAAGGCCTCATCGATGGTAACTGAAGGAATTTCAGATCCATATGTAAAGTCTGGTTGGAATCTGAATAACTTCCCTCGCTTGCCAGGTTCTGTTCTGTGTTTTGAGGAAAGTGATATTTCTGGAGTCCTAGTTCCATGGCTGTATGTCGGAATgttcttttcatcattttgttGG CATGTTGAAGACCACCATCTTTACTCTTTAAACTATATGCACTGGGGCGATCCAAAAGTATGGTATGGAGTTCCTGGAAGCTACGCACCTTCTTTGGAAGCTGCAATGAAAAAACATTTGCCCGACTTATTTGAAGAACACCCAGATTTACTTCATGACTTG GTCACTCAATTATCTCCTTCAATACTCAAATCTGAAGGAGTACCTGTGTATCGAGTGGTCCAAAATTCCAGGGAGTTTGTTCTTACCTTTCCCAGGGCATATCACGCAGGATTTAATTGTGGTTTCAACTGTGCCGAGGCTGTGAATGTGGCACCGGTGGACTGGTTGATTCATGGGCAAAATGCTATTGAACTTTATAGTGCACAACGACATAGGACATCACTTTCACATGATAAATTGTTAATGGGATCAGCTCGGGAAGCTGCCCAGGCCCTTTGGGAGCTATTAGTTCTTGAAAAGAGGACTCCAAGTAATCAGAGTTGGATAAGTGTGTGTGGAAAAGATGGAGATCTTACAAAAGTGATCAAG ACAAGGGTAAAGATGGAGGAGGAAAGAATGAATTGCCTTCCAACTCTTATGAAGGTGCAAAAGATGGAAAACGAGATTGATTGCAAAAGCGAAAGAGAGTGTTACGCCTGCTTCTACGACTTATATCTCTCTTCAACCTCGTGCAAGTGTTCCCCCGATCGATTCTCATGCCTTAAGCATGCTAGTAACTTTTGCTCTTGTCCAGTAGACGACAGGTGTGTTCTCTTTCGCTACAGTATAAACGAGCTGCACACACTTGTTGGAGCATTAGAAGGGGGATTAGATGCCATTAAAGAATGGGCCTCGAGATACTGTGAAATGGGAAACGACAATGGATCTGTAGCTAAGGTAATTGGAAATTCATCTTGGTCTCCAGAATAA
- the LOC111801421 gene encoding putative UDP-arabinose 4-epimerase 2 isoform X2, whose protein sequence is MAAHGVKTLIYSSTCATYGEPEKMPITEETPQAPINPYGKAKKMAEEIILDFSKNSKIAVMILRYFNVIGSDPEGRLGEAPTPKLREHGRISGACFDAARGIISGIKVKGTDYKTHDGTCIRDYIDVTDLVDAHVKALEKATPGKVGIYNVGTGKGRSVKEFVEACRKATGVDIKVEYLPRRPGDYAEVFSDPTKIKNELNWTAQHTDVQESLRVAWRWQKSHRNGYGNALAMSS, encoded by the exons ATGGCAGCACATGGTGTGAAGACATTGATATATTCTAGTACATGTGCCACATATGGAGAGCCAGAAAAAATGCCCATCACTGAAGAAACTCCACAG GCCCCAATTAATCCTTATGGAAAGGCCAAGAAGATGGCAGAAGAAATCATCCTTgacttttcaaaaaattcaaagatagCAGTCATGATCTTAAG ATACTTCAATGTCATCGGTTCCGATCCAGAGGGAAGACTTGGGGAAGCTCCTACACCTAAGCTTCGGGAGCACGGACGTATATCGGGTGCTTGTTTCGATGCTGCCCGTGGCATTATTTCCGGGATTAAG GTCAAAGGAACCGACTACAAAACACACGATGGAACATGCATACGCGATTATATCGACGTCACCGATCTCGTGGACGCTCATGTAAAAGCTCTAGAGAAAGCAACCCCTGGTAAAGTTGGAATCTACAACGTTGGAACAGGGAAAG GCCGATCCGTGAAGGAGTTCGTGGAGGCGTGCAGGAAGGCAACTGGGGTCGACATCAAAGTCGAGTATCTCCCACGTCGACCGGGTGACTATGCCGAAGTATTCAGCGACCCAACTAAGATCAAGAACGAACTGAACTGGACAGCGCAACACACCGATGTTCAAGAAAGTTTACGGGTAGCGTGGAGATGGCAAAAGTCGCATCGCAATGGCTATGGAAACGCTTTGGCTATGTCATCGTGA
- the LOC111801742 gene encoding probable lysine-specific demethylase JMJ14 isoform X2 yields MLGSPQHLKISARWDPHEACRPLIDEAPVFYPTVEEFEDTLGYIAKIRLQAEAYGICRIVPPPSWNPPCVLKEKCIWENDKFSTRIQQLDLLQNREPMKKKSRGRKRKRRKQSRAGASVRNTNLGVEANPSSGSDKKFGFNSGPDFTLKEFQAYADYFKECYFGIKQAQEDLNFDIKSSQRREPSVEDIEGEYWRIVEKSTDEVEVYYGADIESGTFASGFPKASSMVTEGISDPYVKSGWNLNNFPRLPGSVLCFEESDISGVLVPWLYVGMFFSSFCWHVEDHHLYSLNYMHWGDPKVWYGVPGSYAPSLEAAMKKHLPDLFEEHPDLLHDLVTQLSPSILKSEGVPVYRVVQNSREFVLTFPRAYHAGFNCGFNCAEAVNVAPVDWLIHGQNAIELYSAQRHRTSLSHDKLLMGSAREAAQALWELLVLEKRTPSNQSWISVCGKDGDLTKVIKTRVKMEEERMNCLPTLMKVQKMENEIDCKSERECYACFYDLYLSSTSCKCSPDRFSCLKHASNFCSCPVDDRCVLFRYSINELHTLVGALEGGLDAIKEWASRYCEMGNDNGSVAKE; encoded by the exons ATGTTAGGGAGTCCTCAGCATCTGAAG ATATCAGCTAGATGGGACCCGCATGAAGCGTGCAGGCCTTTAATTGACGAAGCACCTGTATTTTATCCAACCGTTGAG GAATTTGAAGATACACTTGGGTACATAGCTAAGATTCGTCTTCAAGCAGAAGCTTATGGTATATGCCGGATTGTCCCCCCGCCTTCTTGGAATCCACCATGCGTTCTCAAGGAGAAATGCATATGGGAAAATGACAAATTTTCTACTCGTATTCAGCAACTTGATTTGCTACAAAATAGGGAGCccatgaaaaagaagagtagAGGTAGAAAACGCAAGCGAAGGAAGCAGTCAAGAGCAGGGGCATCAGTTAGAAACACCAATCTTGGTGTAGAAGCAAACCCTTCTTCTGGGTctgataaaaaatttggattcaATTCGGGACCAGACTTCACACTCAAGGAATTCCAGGCATATGCAGACTACTTTAAGGAATGTTATTTTGGAATTAAGCAGGCTCAAGaggatttaaattttgatatcaaatcTAGCCAGAGAAGGGAGCCTTCTGTGGAGGATATTGAGGGTGAATACTGGCGGATAGTTGAAAAGTCTACAGATGAGGTCGAG GTTTACTATGGAGCTGATATAGAATCAGGAACGTTCGCCAGTGGCTTTCCCAAGGCCTCATCGATGGTAACTGAAGGAATTTCAGATCCATATGTAAAGTCTGGTTGGAATCTGAATAACTTCCCTCGCTTGCCAGGTTCTGTTCTGTGTTTTGAGGAAAGTGATATTTCTGGAGTCCTAGTTCCATGGCTGTATGTCGGAATgttcttttcatcattttgttGG CATGTTGAAGACCACCATCTTTACTCTTTAAACTATATGCACTGGGGCGATCCAAAAGTATGGTATGGAGTTCCTGGAAGCTACGCACCTTCTTTGGAAGCTGCAATGAAAAAACATTTGCCCGACTTATTTGAAGAACACCCAGATTTACTTCATGACTTG GTCACTCAATTATCTCCTTCAATACTCAAATCTGAAGGAGTACCTGTGTATCGAGTGGTCCAAAATTCCAGGGAGTTTGTTCTTACCTTTCCCAGGGCATATCACGCAGGATTTAATTGTGGTTTCAACTGTGCCGAGGCTGTGAATGTGGCACCGGTGGACTGGTTGATTCATGGGCAAAATGCTATTGAACTTTATAGTGCACAACGACATAGGACATCACTTTCACATGATAAATTGTTAATGGGATCAGCTCGGGAAGCTGCCCAGGCCCTTTGGGAGCTATTAGTTCTTGAAAAGAGGACTCCAAGTAATCAGAGTTGGATAAGTGTGTGTGGAAAAGATGGAGATCTTACAAAAGTGATCAAG ACAAGGGTAAAGATGGAGGAGGAAAGAATGAATTGCCTTCCAACTCTTATGAAGGTGCAAAAGATGGAAAACGAGATTGATTGCAAAAGCGAAAGAGAGTGTTACGCCTGCTTCTACGACTTATATCTCTCTTCAACCTCGTGCAAGTGTTCCCCCGATCGATTCTCATGCCTTAAGCATGCTAGTAACTTTTGCTCTTGTCCAGTAGACGACAGGTGTGTTCTCTTTCGCTACAGTATAAACGAGCTGCACACACTTGTTGGAGCATTAGAAGGGGGATTAGATGCCATTAAAGAATGGGCCTCGAGATACTGTGAAATGGGAAACGACAATGGATCTGTAGCTAAG GAGTGA